Proteins encoded by one window of Arachis hypogaea cultivar Tifrunner chromosome 1, arahy.Tifrunner.gnm2.J5K5, whole genome shotgun sequence:
- the LOC112799739 gene encoding protein MRG1 isoform X2, whose product MALESTKPRCKRLRSERRNGDTLFTTFWDEWVGEDRLMKHTEENVQKQQALDKKQSIDKNVKSGRSNQAKAKSSMDAKVDKEDIKNNVPKGKKRKTDSGAEKGSVTVEKLVKIQIPATLKKQLVDDWEYVTQQDKLVKLPRSPTVDEILTKFLEYKTKKDGMGADSIGEILKGIRCYFDKSLPTMLLYKRERKQYSEVVANDVSPSTIYGAEHLLRLFVKLPELLVYVNIEEETMTRLQQKLLDFLKFLQKNQSIFFLSAYDGAKVSEGKGKGKDD is encoded by the exons ATGGCCCTCGAATCTACGAAGCCAAG GTGCAAAAGACTGAGATCCGAAAGAAGGAATGGAGATACTTTGTTCACTACCTT TTGGGATGAATGGGTAGGTGAGGATCGTTTGATGAAACACACTGAAGAGAATGTCCAGAAACAGCAAGCTCTAGACAAAAAACAAAGCATAGACAAGAATGTTAAGTCTGGTCGTTCAAATCAAGCAAAGGCCAAAAGTTCTATGG ATGCAAAAGTGGATAAAGAAGACATCAAGAATAACG TACCAAAAGGGAAGAAACGAAAAACTGATTCAGGAGCTGAG AAGGGAAGCGTGACAGTTGAAAAGCTTGTCAAGATTCAAATTCCTGCAACATTGAAGAAACAACTTGTTGATGATTGGGAGTATGTTACTCAGCAGGATAAG CTTGTAAAACTCCCCCGTTCGCCAACTGTGGATGAGATTCTAACAAAGTTCCTTGAATACAAGACAAAGAAGGATGGCAT GGGGGCTGATTCTATTGGTGAAATTTTGAAAGGAATAAGGTGTTATTTCGATAAATCTTTGCCTACAATGCTCTTATACAAAAGAGAACGCAAGCAATATAGTGAAGTTGTTGCAAATGATGTCTCTCCGTCAACCATATATGGAGCTGAACATTTATTGCGCCTCTTTG TTAAGTTACCTGAGCTTTTGGTGTATGTGAACATTGAAGAGGAAACGATGACTCGCTTGCAGCAGAAACTACTCGACTTTCTCAA GTTTTTGCAAAAGAATCAGAGTATTTTCTTTCTGTCAGCATATGATGGTGCCAAAGTATCCGAAGGAAAAGGCAAAGGCAAGGATGACTGA
- the LOC112799739 gene encoding protein MRG1 isoform X1 gives MGNSSKDDSATSGDASAGDVQPANSSLYSEGERVLAYHGPRIYEAKVQKTEIRKKEWRYFVHYLGWNKNWDEWVGEDRLMKHTEENVQKQQALDKKQSIDKNVKSGRSNQAKAKSSMDAKVDKEDIKNNVPKGKKRKTDSGAEKGSVTVEKLVKIQIPATLKKQLVDDWEYVTQQDKLVKLPRSPTVDEILTKFLEYKTKKDGMGADSIGEILKGIRCYFDKSLPTMLLYKRERKQYSEVVANDVSPSTIYGAEHLLRLFVKLPELLVYVNIEEETMTRLQQKLLDFLKFLQKNQSIFFLSAYDGAKVSEGKGKGKDD, from the exons ATGGGAAATTCGTCCAAGGACGATTCCGCCACCTCCGGCGACGCCTCCGCCGGCGACGTTCAGCCCGCAAATTCCAGCCTTTACTCTGAGGGCGAGAGAGTCCTCGCCTACCATGGCCCTCGAATCTACGAAGCCAAG GTGCAAAAGACTGAGATCCGAAAGAAGGAATGGAGATACTTTGTTCACTACCTT GGATGGAATAAAAA TTGGGATGAATGGGTAGGTGAGGATCGTTTGATGAAACACACTGAAGAGAATGTCCAGAAACAGCAAGCTCTAGACAAAAAACAAAGCATAGACAAGAATGTTAAGTCTGGTCGTTCAAATCAAGCAAAGGCCAAAAGTTCTATGG ATGCAAAAGTGGATAAAGAAGACATCAAGAATAACG TACCAAAAGGGAAGAAACGAAAAACTGATTCAGGAGCTGAG AAGGGAAGCGTGACAGTTGAAAAGCTTGTCAAGATTCAAATTCCTGCAACATTGAAGAAACAACTTGTTGATGATTGGGAGTATGTTACTCAGCAGGATAAG CTTGTAAAACTCCCCCGTTCGCCAACTGTGGATGAGATTCTAACAAAGTTCCTTGAATACAAGACAAAGAAGGATGGCAT GGGGGCTGATTCTATTGGTGAAATTTTGAAAGGAATAAGGTGTTATTTCGATAAATCTTTGCCTACAATGCTCTTATACAAAAGAGAACGCAAGCAATATAGTGAAGTTGTTGCAAATGATGTCTCTCCGTCAACCATATATGGAGCTGAACATTTATTGCGCCTCTTTG TTAAGTTACCTGAGCTTTTGGTGTATGTGAACATTGAAGAGGAAACGATGACTCGCTTGCAGCAGAAACTACTCGACTTTCTCAA GTTTTTGCAAAAGAATCAGAGTATTTTCTTTCTGTCAGCATATGATGGTGCCAAAGTATCCGAAGGAAAAGGCAAAGGCAAGGATGACTGA
- the LOC112799739 gene encoding protein MRG1 isoform X3: MEILCSLPCNWDEWVGEDRLMKHTEENVQKQQALDKKQSIDKNVKSGRSNQAKAKSSMDAKVDKEDIKNNVPKGKKRKTDSGAEKGSVTVEKLVKIQIPATLKKQLVDDWEYVTQQDKLVKLPRSPTVDEILTKFLEYKTKKDGMGADSIGEILKGIRCYFDKSLPTMLLYKRERKQYSEVVANDVSPSTIYGAEHLLRLFVKLPELLVYVNIEEETMTRLQQKLLDFLKFLQKNQSIFFLSAYDGAKVSEGKGKGKDD; the protein is encoded by the exons ATGGAGATACTTTGTTCACTACCTTGTAA TTGGGATGAATGGGTAGGTGAGGATCGTTTGATGAAACACACTGAAGAGAATGTCCAGAAACAGCAAGCTCTAGACAAAAAACAAAGCATAGACAAGAATGTTAAGTCTGGTCGTTCAAATCAAGCAAAGGCCAAAAGTTCTATGG ATGCAAAAGTGGATAAAGAAGACATCAAGAATAACG TACCAAAAGGGAAGAAACGAAAAACTGATTCAGGAGCTGAG AAGGGAAGCGTGACAGTTGAAAAGCTTGTCAAGATTCAAATTCCTGCAACATTGAAGAAACAACTTGTTGATGATTGGGAGTATGTTACTCAGCAGGATAAG CTTGTAAAACTCCCCCGTTCGCCAACTGTGGATGAGATTCTAACAAAGTTCCTTGAATACAAGACAAAGAAGGATGGCAT GGGGGCTGATTCTATTGGTGAAATTTTGAAAGGAATAAGGTGTTATTTCGATAAATCTTTGCCTACAATGCTCTTATACAAAAGAGAACGCAAGCAATATAGTGAAGTTGTTGCAAATGATGTCTCTCCGTCAACCATATATGGAGCTGAACATTTATTGCGCCTCTTTG TTAAGTTACCTGAGCTTTTGGTGTATGTGAACATTGAAGAGGAAACGATGACTCGCTTGCAGCAGAAACTACTCGACTTTCTCAA GTTTTTGCAAAAGAATCAGAGTATTTTCTTTCTGTCAGCATATGATGGTGCCAAAGTATCCGAAGGAAAAGGCAAAGGCAAGGATGACTGA